In the bacterium SCSIO 12741 genome, TCCTCAGATTGCCTTTCCAGAGAAGGGGCATTCACCATGACAAACCAATTTTCCTTACCCTCAGGAGCATCCTTTGCATTGATTTTACTGGATACGTGCACGTAGATCGTTGGATCATCTGAAAGCACTCCCGTTTGGAATAAGCCCTGGAATTCCTCAACGTAATCTTCGCTAAAGAAGATATTGTGGGCATCCAATTCGGGCGTTGTCCGGTTCATTCCCCAATAGAATATGACGGCCGAGGTAGAGCGTTCACCTTGTCGCACATACTTGGGCATGGGAATCTCGGGCAACAACTTTTGATAGGTGGGGTATACATCCATATTGCTAACCACTACATTGGCAGCATAGAATCGGCCGTTGGATTGTATGCCTCTAACTTGCCCATTCTGGTTCTCCATTTTTTCGACGCAATGATTGAGATGAAATTCAACTCCAAGCTCCACGGACAACCGATGAAGCGATTCGGGTATAGAGCGTATGCCTTCCTTAGGAAAGTAGGCGCCTTGTTTCAACTCAGGATAGGAAATAAGGTTGAATAGCGCAGAAGTCTGGTAAGGCGAGGATCCGTTGTAGGTGGCATATCGGTCAAACAGCTGAACCAGGTGAGGTTCTTTTAGCGCCTTTAGGTTGCGCTCATGCATAGATTCCATCAGGTGAAGTCTGGAAAGTTTAAACAAGGCTTTGAGGACTTTCCATTGGGTCCAGGTAGAAACCTTGTGCAAGGAATGCTCGAGAAAGGTGGAGCAGGTGAGCTCGTATTTTTCAGCGGTAGATTTTAAATACTTCGACAAGATTTGAGGTTGAACCTCAAACTTTTCCCAGGCATCTTGAGCCATGGCAGAAGCATTCCTCCGTGTGTCGAATCGGGTGCCATCTTCCCAAAAATACCGGCATATAATGTCCAGCTGCTCGTAGTTGAAGTAATCCGCTGGATTACGATCCGCCAGGATGAAAATTTCATCCATCAATTCGGGCAAGGTGAGTAGGGAGGGGCCCAAGTCAAATCGAAAGCCTTGTTCGTGCCACTCTCCGGCCTTACCGCCAATGGTGCTCTGAGCTTCAAACACCTGAACTTGGTAACCCTTTATCCGGAGTCGAATGGCAGCTGCCAATCCGGCAATTCCGGAACCGATTATTATGGCTTTCATACCTAAGCTGGATGCAGCTGACGGAAGAGCTGGTTAAGGACTTTTTTGCGGTGGCTAAAGATGTTTTCCACCTGTTGCTTTATGAAAAGAGTGTGAACCATTTTCCCTAACACGCCAAAGGGCAGGCGGTAGTGCAGAATGTCTCGCATTTCAGTTCCACCTTCCACAGATTCAAACCAATGCTGATGGTGCCAGAAAGAATAAGGACCAAACTTTTGTTCGTCAATAAAGAATCGATGTTCCTCTACTTGGGTAATTTCCGTCACCCAGTTTTGAGGAATAAATCCAAAGAGTTTTAGCCGGTATTCGATTATCATACCGGCATACATCTTTTCAGGCAAGTCCGATTTGATCTCAAAGGATAAATCCTCCGGAGTAATTACATCGAGGTTTTTGGGTGAACTAAAAAAATCCCAGGCTTCCTCAATGGAAAGTGGTAAAAACTGAACTCGCTCCAATCGCTGCAAATACATACTTCTACAACAGCTGATTCGGAGGAAGGTTTAAGGATTTAAACTTTTGATCTGATCTCGCTTAGAATCTAATGGTAAGGAATAGGGCTACCGGTAAATTCAAGGTGAGGTTAGTCCCAAAATTCGAGTCGTTGCTTTCCGAGTTTATTTCGGATTGACTTCCTGAAAAATCGGTTCTGAAAATTTGGGTTTCTACCGAGCTTTTCTCTTCGGTATACCAGAAGTAATAGGTGGCTTCCGTTCCAATTTTTATGTTTTTGGAGATGTAATAGGCAAAGTTAAATTGTGGTCCACCGCCAAATCCATCCACCGAAGCTTTGGTTTTGGTTATGGTTGAATCCTGTCCTCCAAACTGATTAATCGTAGTTCGGTTAAGTTCTGAGTTTGCGGCACGCATTTGGGTAGCAGCATCAACGCCAACACCGGCTTCAAAGCGTTTTCCAATTTGAAACTTTTTGCAATAGCCC is a window encoding:
- the crtI gene encoding phytoene desaturase, producing the protein MKAIIIGSGIAGLAAAIRLRIKGYQVQVFEAQSTIGGKAGEWHEQGFRFDLGPSLLTLPELMDEIFILADRNPADYFNYEQLDIICRYFWEDGTRFDTRRNASAMAQDAWEKFEVQPQILSKYLKSTAEKYELTCSTFLEHSLHKVSTWTQWKVLKALFKLSRLHLMESMHERNLKALKEPHLVQLFDRYATYNGSSPYQTSALFNLISYPELKQGAYFPKEGIRSIPESLHRLSVELGVEFHLNHCVEKMENQNGQVRGIQSNGRFYAANVVVSNMDVYPTYQKLLPEIPMPKYVRQGERSTSAVIFYWGMNRTTPELDAHNIFFSEDYVEEFQGLFQTGVLSDDPTIYVHVSSKINAKDAPEGKENWFVMVNAPSLERQSEDIQLESLKEIVAKKLHRILGFDPRPYIVCEKVRGPQDIEKETLSHLGSLYGTSSNELFSAFHRHPNFSRHLKGLYFCGGSVHPGGGVPLCLYSAKIATSLIPDA
- a CDS encoding SRPBCC family protein, translating into MYLQRLERVQFLPLSIEEAWDFFSSPKNLDVITPEDLSFEIKSDLPEKMYAGMIIEYRLKLFGFIPQNWVTEITQVEEHRFFIDEQKFGPYSFWHHQHWFESVEGGTEMRDILHYRLPFGVLGKMVHTLFIKQQVENIFSHRKKVLNQLFRQLHPA